One segment of Eschrichtius robustus isolate mEscRob2 chromosome 3, mEscRob2.pri, whole genome shotgun sequence DNA contains the following:
- the LOC137761101 gene encoding small ribosomal subunit protein eS1-like: MAVSQNKHLTKGGQEGGKKKVFDPFSKKDWYDVKAPAMFNIRNIGKTLITRTQGTKIASDDLKGHVFEVSLADLQNDEVAF; the protein is encoded by the coding sequence ATGGCGGTCAGCCAGAACAAGCACCTTACAAAAGGTGGCCAAGAGGGGGGCAAGAAGAAAGTGTTTGACCCATTTTCTAAGAAAGACTGGTATGATGTGAAAGCACCAGCTATGTTCAATATAAGAAATATTGGGAAAACACTAATCACGAGAACTCAAGGAACCAAAATTGCATCTGATGACCTCAAGGGTCATGTTTTTGAAGTGAGCCTTGCTGATCTGCAGAATGATGAAGTTGCATTTTGA